CGCACTTaaaggctaaaattcctaaaataccctcaaaactTCTTGCcccaattttggggtgtgacaagtCTCCcccactaaaaaataatttcgtcATCGAAATTTACTTGAGCTAAACAAATAAGGATATTGATGTCTCATCACTTTCTCGgtttcccaagtagcctcttcCATTTTGTGTTCGCGCCACAAAACCTTCGTTGACGAAACTCTCTTATTTTGCAAAACCTTTTTTTCATGAGCTAGAATCTCAACTAGTTCCTCTTGATAAGTGAGATCAGGTCGAACCTCGATCTCCTCTACTGGCACAATATGCAACAAATTTGAATGATAATTTTGtagcatagacacatggaaAACATCATGCATTCGCTTAAGTTCTTGCAGTAACTAGAGGTGATAAGCTACCGGTCCAATCCTTTTAAGAACTTTATAGGGTCTAACATACTTAAGACTCAACTTACCCTTCCTTCCAAACTTCAAAACTTTTTTCCATGGAGAAACTTTTAAGAACGCCTTATCACCAACTTGAAACTTGATCTCTCAATGTTTCAAATTCGCATAAGATTTCTTTTTATATGTTGCTGCTTTCAACCTCTCACATATCAACTTCACTTTCGCTTCCGTCTCTCAAACTACGGTCCAACGaccctttttttattatctaattCCATCCAACACAAAGGAGTCCTACACTTCCTACCATACAATGCTTCAAATGATGTCATGCGAATACTCGATTGAAAactattgttgtaagcaaaCTCTACTAAAGGCAAATATCGCTCTCAACTACCATTGAACTCAGCCATATTGCTTCGCAACATATCTTCTAACACTTGAATTACCCTTTAAGATTGGCTGTTAGTTTGGGGGTGATAAGTTGTACTGAAAGTAAGATTTGGCCCTAAAGCCTCTTGCAAACTCTTCCAAAACCTCAACATAAAATGGATCTCTATCGGAGATGATAGAAATCGAAACTCTATAAAGACGTACACTCTCTACAATGTACAACTTTTCCAAATTCTGTAAAGAATAATTGGTACGCACTGCCAAGAAATGCGCACTCTTTGAAAACTGATGAACTATAACCCAAATCGAAACCTTCTTCGATGGCGTCAAAGGCAAACCCAAAAAGAAATTCCTAGTGATCTTTTCCCACTTCCATTCAAGAAACACAACCGATTGCAACAAacttgaatgaaattgatgtttTGCTTTCACCTTTTAATAGACCAAACATCGAGCTACGAAATTCATAAAATCACGCTTCAACCCAGGCCACCAATAAACCTCACAGAGATCATGATACATTTTACCACTACCTGGATGGATAGCTTGAGGACTACTATGCGTCTGGGTAAGGATCACTTGTCTTAAATCCACATCTTGCGGCACACACAATCTACCtcgaaaattcaaaatacctcctGCATCAACATCAAAGTCTCCATTAACAACTTGCTCAACTTGACAAATCCTCTTCAACAAATCTCCATCTAATGGTTGTTTCTTCTTAATTTGTTGAGCCAAAGTAGGCCTCACTTGAAGTTCAGCTAACAAACCACCATCACTAGCCAAACTTAAGTGCGCAAACGTAGCTTTCAACTCTAACATCGATTTCCTACTTAAAGCATCATCAAGAACATTTGCCTTGCGAGGATGATACTCAAGATTGCCTCAATATTATTAGGATCCACTCGAATCCCTTCTATCGAACACCATATGTCCTAAAAACGCAACTTCCTTAAGCCAAAATTTGCACTTACTtaacttagcaagcaaatacTTAAGGTGCTTATCATGATCCTCCTCAGAACGAGAATACACCAAATTGTCGTCAATAAAGGCAACCACAAATTAATCCAAGTATGAATGGAGTACtcggttcattaaatccatgaacaCCACATGAGCATTCGTTAAACCAAACATCATCACCAAGAACTCATAATGCCTATACTGAGTCCTAAAAGTGGTTTTCAAAACATCAGACTCCTTTACCTTCAACTGATAATACCCATATCTTAagtcaatctttgaaaacaccgTTGCACCTcaaaactgatcaaacaagtcataaATTCGAGgtaaaggatacttattcttaacaGTCAA
The Gossypium raimondii isolate GPD5lz chromosome 8, ASM2569854v1, whole genome shotgun sequence DNA segment above includes these coding regions:
- the LOC128043037 gene encoding uncharacterized protein LOC128043037, whose product is MLELKATFAHLSLASDGGLLAELQVRPTLAQQIKKKQPLDGDLLKRICQVEQVVNGDFDVDAGGILNFRGRLCVPQDVDLRQVILTQTHSSPQAIHPGSGKMYHDLCEWEKITRNFFLGLPLTPSKKVSIWVIVHQFSKSAHFLAVRTNYSLQNLEKLYIVESVRLYRVSISIISDRDPFYVEVLEEFARGFRAKSYFQYNLSPPN